One Brassica napus cultivar Da-Ae chromosome C2, Da-Ae, whole genome shotgun sequence DNA window includes the following coding sequences:
- the LOC106388212 gene encoding probable long-chain-alcohol O-fatty-acyltransferase 3, which produces MEQELENLIKVWFSAIISVSYCYYISTRIKAGVFRLLSVLPVCVLFLLLPLFFSSVHFSESTAFFLTWLANFKLILFSFDKGPLYPLPQTLSRFIYFTCFPIKPQQSPKSHDQIPKWVFAIKVVVFGVLLRMYDYKQHLSPTMLLVMYSLHIYLELEIVLMLVKVLVLITLGCDLEPQSNEPYLATSLQDFWGRRWNLMVPAILRPAVYNPVQRIAERTMSSDQARFLAVFATFIVSGAVHELIFFYVTHEMPTGEVTWFFLLHGVCTAAEVAVKKMTFVRRWTLGPMASRLLTVGFVVLTSGWLFFPPLIRNGMFVRLPNEALLFIDFVKDKFFTFMS; this is translated from the coding sequence ATGGAACAAGAACTCGAGAACCTCATCAAGGTTTGGTTTTCTGCAATCATCTCAGTATCTTATTGTTACTACATATCAACCAGAATCAAAGCTGGAGTATTCCGTTTACTCTCTGTTCTTCCAGTTTGTGTTCTGTTTCTCCTTCTACCTCTGTTTTTCTCCTCTGTTCACTTCTCTGAATCGACAGCGTTCTTCCTCACATGGCTCGCCAATTTCAAACTCATCCTCTTCTCTTTCGACAAAGGTCCTCTTTACCCACTTCCCCAAACCCTCTCCCGGTTCATCTACTTCACTTGCTTCCCCATCAAGCCTCAACAAAGCCCTAAGTCTCATGACCAGATCCCTAAATGGGTTTTCGCCATTAAAGTTGTTGTATTTGGTGTGTTGTTACGTATGTATGATTACAAACAACACTTGTCTCCGACTATGCTGTTGGTTATGTACTCTCTGCATATATATTTGGAACTTGAGATTGTCTTAATGCTCGTCAAAGTCTTGGTCTTGATTACTCTTGGATGCGATCTAGAGCCACAGTCCAATGAGCCATACTTAGCCACTTCCCTTCAAGATTTCTGGGGTCGCCGGTGGAACCTCATGGTCCCGGCGATCCTCCGGCCAGCTGTTTACAACCCGGTGCAGCGAATAGCCGAAAGGACAATGAGCTCTGATCAGGCTAGGTTTTTGGCGGTTTTTGCGACGTTCATTGTCTCCGGTGCAGTTCACGAGCTGATCTTCTTTTATGTCACCCACGAGATGCCTACAGGAGAGGTCACTTGGTTCTTTCTGTTGCATGGAGTTTGCACGGCGGCGGAAGTAGCGGTGAAGAAGATGACGTTTGTGCGGCGTTGGACGTTGGGTCCTATGGCTTCACGACTGCTCACGGTAGGGTTTGTAGTTTTGACGAGTGGTTGGTTGTTTTTCCCACCTCTTATAAGAAATGGCATGTTTGTTAGACTCCCTAACGAAGCTTTGTTGTTCATTGATTTTGTCAAGGACaagttttttacttttatgtcaTGA
- the LOC125581527 gene encoding uncharacterized protein LOC125581527 — protein MVLLHKAMYDLRNLIIQDFKSVDEHNSALFKIVSKLKLCGEDITDKDMLEKTYSTFHTSNVLLQQQYREKGFTTYANLISCLLLAKQNNELLMRTGQLRPPGTNPLPEAHAAVEDKKESNHVQSDSQHGRGRGKWHGRSVRG, from the coding sequence atgGTGTTATTACACAAGGCTATGTATGATTTGAGGAATCTCATAATCCAGGACTTCAAGTCCGTGGACGAGCATAACTCGGCCCTATTTAAGATAGTTTCtaaattgaaactgtgtggtgaggatataacggataaagatatgcttgagaaaacctattccaccttccacacaagcaatgtgttgttacaacaacagtaccgagagaagggcttcacaacttatgctaatctgatctcttgtctcttgctcgctaaGCAGAACAATGAACTGTTGATGAGAACAGGgcaattgagacctcctgggacaaacccattacctgaggcacatgcggccgtagaGGATAAGAAAGAGTCGAACCATGTCCAGAGTGATAGCCAACACGGCCGTGGTCGTGGAAAATGGCACGGACGTAGTGTTCGAGGCTGA